In Rhodanobacteraceae bacterium, a single window of DNA contains:
- a CDS encoding patatin-like phospholipase family protein translates to MLHLQEARRTRSLSTPHRIGLAVAGGGPIGGIYEMGALRALDEAIDGLDLTRLDVYVGVSSGAFLAAGLANRVDSAEMCRMFITEESPEHQFRPEHFLRPAFYEYIKRLSSVPGILADWLVDLALHPRSVRWSESLGRLGAAIPTGLFDNEGIERYLSGIFNAPGRSNDFRKLDRPLYVVAVDIDTGHAVRFGTGTDNTVPISKAVQASSALPGFYPPVEINGRYYVDGALQRTLHASIALDEDIDLLLALNPLVPFDASRMRDRGDEPPASLVDGGFPRVISQTIRAMLYSRMRVGFGKYDKAYDHSDLVLFQPDLDDAEMFFTNVFSFRSRRRLCEHAYATTLADLRARREQLTPVLERHGLSLREDILEDTERTVWDGLEGTRPPNSTLLSRLDRSLNELTRALERTRRLQEGRKRAPISRRKTAHIEQFTENASAI, encoded by the coding sequence ATGCTGCATTTGCAGGAAGCGCGTCGAACCCGTTCATTGAGCACGCCCCACCGGATAGGCCTGGCGGTGGCCGGCGGTGGCCCGATCGGCGGCATCTACGAAATGGGCGCCCTGCGGGCGCTGGACGAGGCCATAGACGGGCTGGACCTGACCCGGCTGGACGTTTACGTCGGTGTGAGTTCGGGCGCCTTCCTCGCCGCAGGCCTTGCAAACCGGGTCGATTCGGCCGAAATGTGCCGCATGTTCATCACCGAGGAATCACCCGAGCATCAGTTCCGTCCTGAGCACTTCCTGAGGCCGGCTTTCTACGAATACATCAAGCGCCTGAGCTCGGTGCCGGGAATCCTGGCCGACTGGCTCGTTGATCTGGCCCTGCATCCGCGCTCGGTACGCTGGAGCGAATCCCTGGGCCGTCTGGGCGCGGCCATTCCCACCGGACTGTTCGACAACGAGGGGATCGAGCGCTATCTCAGCGGCATCTTCAATGCACCCGGCCGCAGCAACGATTTCCGCAAGCTGGATCGCCCGTTGTATGTCGTGGCCGTGGACATCGACACCGGCCACGCCGTGCGCTTTGGCACGGGCACCGACAACACCGTGCCTATCTCCAAGGCGGTCCAGGCCAGTTCGGCGCTGCCGGGCTTCTATCCTCCGGTGGAAATCAATGGTCGCTACTACGTCGACGGCGCCCTGCAACGCACACTGCATGCGTCGATTGCCCTGGATGAGGACATCGACCTGCTGCTGGCATTGAACCCCCTGGTGCCCTTCGACGCTTCGCGCATGCGTGATCGCGGCGATGAACCGCCGGCCAGCCTGGTCGATGGCGGCTTTCCCCGAGTCATTTCGCAAACCATCCGGGCGATGCTGTATTCGCGCATGCGGGTGGGCTTCGGCAAGTATGACAAGGCCTACGATCACTCCGATCTGGTGCTGTTCCAGCCAGATCTGGATGACGCCGAGATGTTCTTCACCAACGTCTTCAGTTTCCGCAGTCGGCGCCGACTGTGCGAACACGCCTATGCCACCACGCTGGCCGATCTGCGAGCCCGTCGCGAACAGCTGACACCGGTGCTGGAGCGCCATGGCCTGAGCCTGCGCGAGGACATCCTCGAAGACACCGAGCGCACGGTATGGGACGGACTGGAAGGCACCCGGCCGCCGAACTCGACCCTGCTGTCACGCCTGGACCGTTCGCTCAACGAACTCACCCGAGCGTTGGAACGGACTCGGCGCCTGCAGGAAGGCCGCAAGCGCGCGCCCATTTCACGCCGCAAGACCGCCCATATCGAACAATTCACTGAGAATGCAAGCGCGATTTGA
- a CDS encoding rRNA pseudouridine synthase gives MSGLARHLSKLGVCSRSVAAQWVRAGRVSINGRAVLDPECPVPARARIEIDGAALTPPRRVYLMLNKPRGLVTSANDEQGRDTVYRCLEGLDLPWVAPVGRLDKASEGLLLLSNDPEWAARITDPDQAVLKHYHVQIDRVPDEAQLARLRVGVVDREEHLSAVQVELLRSGGKTAWLAITLDEGRNRQIRRLLQAQGIGTLRLIRVGIGGLVLGDLAKGKLRELKATDLARLSPQAAAHAP, from the coding sequence ATGAGTGGGCTGGCGCGACACCTGTCCAAGCTTGGCGTGTGCTCGCGCAGCGTCGCCGCGCAGTGGGTGCGTGCCGGGCGCGTGAGCATCAATGGTCGCGCCGTTCTTGACCCCGAATGCCCGGTGCCGGCCAGGGCCCGCATCGAGATCGACGGCGCCGCCCTGACGCCGCCGCGCCGGGTCTATCTGATGCTCAACAAGCCCCGCGGACTGGTCACCAGCGCCAACGACGAGCAAGGCCGCGATACCGTCTACCGCTGTCTTGAAGGCCTGGACCTGCCCTGGGTGGCACCCGTGGGTCGGCTGGACAAGGCCAGCGAGGGCCTGCTGCTGCTCAGCAACGATCCCGAATGGGCCGCCCGCATCACCGATCCCGACCAGGCCGTGCTCAAGCACTACCACGTGCAGATCGACCGAGTACCCGACGAGGCCCAACTCGCGCGCCTGCGCGTCGGCGTCGTCGACCGCGAAGAACACCTGAGCGCGGTCCAGGTGGAACTGCTGCGCAGCGGCGGCAAGACCGCCTGGCTGGCCATCACTCTGGACGAAGGCCGCAATCGCCAGATCCGGCGCCTGCTGCAGGCGCAGGGCATCGGCACCCTGCGACTGATCCGCGTGGGCATCGGCGGATTGGTATTGGGCGATCTGGCGAAGGGCAAGTTGCGTGAACTCAAGGCCACCGATCTGGCACGCTTGAGCCCACAAGCCGCCGCGCATGCGCCATAA
- a CDS encoding VCBS repeat-containing protein: protein MGLRILPILLLLATPAAAQVATPQLQFAYGGCSPGSCQTGWYSGPAVADIDNDGALEIVWGSYDVVALSVDGTVEWRAANAQRVWPAIAVADFDTASPGLESAVGRGGNQLTLYSASGNILWTRSPFANGEVRSLAAADIDDNGDLEIVVGRASSGGDRQVSVYEHDGSLRAGWPARRSGEPGFGAGMYNENLAVGDLDGDGQSEIYAPTDTHYITALHPNGNQLLASTLYGLSGGLQKTWAQVGVHVDQAADLQGFANCGVQHRPNFANAAPAIADMDGNGTLELIVPGDVYDCSIGDPAGDLYYLPWILKRDRTRWSNASVDWTVIPAPGQSGGPLIQGQFATIEDAVVNAVAADLDGDGQREILMQSYDGKLHAWWLDKTEKHSWPYTIPGSGFRFGAEPAVADLDGDGHAEVIFTTWPQKGGNAVGKLIILSYQGVLLTSVDLPAPRGGNWNGGLAAPTLVQLDADPNWEAVIGTSQSGVVVYELQGSANTRIRWGTARGNLLRNGQPPVSTADALFRDGFE from the coding sequence ATGGGCCTGCGGATTCTGCCGATCCTTCTGCTTTTGGCGACGCCTGCCGCGGCCCAGGTCGCCACGCCACAGCTGCAGTTTGCCTACGGCGGTTGCAGTCCGGGCAGCTGCCAGACCGGCTGGTACAGCGGCCCGGCGGTGGCCGATATCGACAACGATGGGGCGCTGGAGATCGTCTGGGGCAGCTATGACGTGGTCGCACTCAGTGTGGATGGCACAGTCGAGTGGCGCGCTGCCAACGCGCAGCGGGTGTGGCCGGCCATTGCCGTGGCGGATTTCGATACGGCCTCGCCGGGACTGGAGAGCGCCGTAGGGCGAGGTGGCAATCAGCTGACCCTGTACAGCGCCAGCGGCAACATCCTGTGGACACGCAGCCCCTTTGCCAACGGTGAGGTGCGCAGCCTCGCGGCGGCCGATATCGACGACAACGGTGATCTGGAAATCGTGGTCGGCCGGGCCTCCAGCGGTGGCGACCGTCAGGTCAGCGTCTACGAGCACGACGGCAGCCTGCGCGCGGGCTGGCCGGCGCGCCGCAGTGGCGAACCTGGCTTTGGTGCCGGCATGTACAACGAGAATCTGGCGGTGGGCGATCTCGATGGCGATGGGCAGAGCGAGATCTATGCGCCCACCGATACGCACTACATTACCGCGCTGCATCCGAACGGCAATCAGTTGCTGGCCAGCACCTTGTACGGATTGAGCGGCGGTCTGCAAAAGACCTGGGCTCAGGTCGGCGTGCATGTGGATCAGGCCGCCGATCTGCAGGGCTTTGCCAACTGCGGCGTTCAGCATCGGCCCAACTTCGCCAATGCGGCGCCCGCCATCGCTGACATGGATGGCAACGGTACGCTGGAGTTGATCGTGCCTGGCGATGTCTACGACTGCAGCATCGGTGATCCGGCTGGCGATCTCTATTACCTGCCGTGGATCCTGAAGCGCGACCGCACCCGCTGGAGCAATGCCAGCGTCGACTGGACCGTGATCCCGGCACCCGGCCAGAGTGGCGGTCCGCTGATCCAGGGCCAGTTCGCCACCATCGAGGACGCGGTCGTCAACGCCGTGGCCGCCGATCTGGACGGCGATGGCCAGCGCGAAATCCTGATGCAGAGCTACGACGGCAAACTGCACGCCTGGTGGCTGGACAAGACCGAGAAGCACAGCTGGCCCTACACCATTCCCGGCAGCGGCTTCCGCTTCGGCGCCGAGCCGGCGGTGGCCGATCTGGACGGTGACGGCCATGCCGAGGTGATCTTCACCACCTGGCCGCAAAAAGGCGGCAATGCGGTCGGCAAGCTGATCATTCTGAGCTATCAGGGCGTGCTGCTGACCTCGGTCGATCTGCCGGCACCACGCGGTGGCAACTGGAATGGTGGCCTGGCCGCGCCGACCCTCGTGCAACTGGACGCCGATCCCAACTGGGAAGCTGTGATCGGCACCAGCCAGTCGGGTGTGGTGGTCTACGAACTACAGGGCTCGGCGAACACGCGCATTCGCTGGGGTACCGCCCGCGGCAATCTGCTGCGCAACGGGCAGCCGCCGGTCAGCACCGCCGACGCCTTGTTTCGCGATGGGTTCGAGTAG
- a CDS encoding VOC family protein yields the protein MKAMFLSGLLGWVLLSAPRGSFGAELADASAPTAIIGIDHIPLVVGNLDWAAARYRQLGFALKPGRAHDNGLRNSHVKFPDGSGIELISPPLVAVDDLARHYVELLAQGEGPAFLSLHARDWPALQSMLRSGDFGFRDEGLLTLEDPDLDFLFFVQDNRSATDQPEHFRHDNGAFAMTGVWLALGDGARAGINRLLLALGADHHIETILAPDSIETDVYRVRNGRIVVLPERHQLRPGRPVIGAEFRVTDLSLIQQRSGSIEMESPDGDQAQRDLLPPEAAHGIWLEFHRSP from the coding sequence ATGAAAGCCATGTTCCTCAGCGGGCTGCTGGGTTGGGTGCTGTTGTCGGCACCGAGGGGATCCTTCGGCGCGGAGCTCGCGGATGCATCGGCACCGACCGCGATCATCGGCATCGATCATATTCCGCTGGTGGTCGGCAATCTGGACTGGGCTGCGGCTCGCTACCGACAACTGGGATTCGCGCTGAAGCCGGGCCGAGCTCACGACAACGGCCTGCGCAACAGCCACGTCAAGTTTCCGGATGGCTCGGGCATCGAACTGATTTCGCCACCGCTTGTAGCGGTCGACGATCTGGCGCGGCACTACGTCGAACTGCTGGCTCAGGGTGAGGGCCCGGCCTTTCTCTCACTTCATGCGCGGGACTGGCCGGCGCTGCAATCGATGCTGCGCTCAGGAGATTTCGGCTTCCGCGACGAGGGCCTGCTGACACTGGAGGACCCGGATCTCGACTTCTTGTTCTTCGTTCAGGACAACCGCTCTGCGACCGACCAGCCTGAGCATTTCAGGCACGACAATGGTGCGTTCGCGATGACCGGCGTGTGGCTGGCCTTGGGCGACGGCGCTCGCGCCGGCATCAACCGGCTGTTGCTCGCGCTCGGTGCCGATCACCACATCGAGACCATACTCGCTCCGGATTCGATCGAAACCGATGTCTACCGGGTGCGCAACGGTCGCATCGTGGTGTTGCCCGAGCGCCATCAGTTGCGCCCTGGACGCCCGGTGATCGGCGCGGAATTTCGCGTCACTGATCTCAGCCTGATTCAACAACGGTCCGGGTCGATCGAGATGGAATCGCCGGATGGCGATCAGGCGCAGAGGGACCTGTTGCCGCCCGAGGCCGCCCACGGAATCTGGCTGGAGTTCCACCGATCACCCTGA
- a CDS encoding ankyrin repeat domain-containing protein — protein MLSLRENDPIAVDLVRAIRQGDASGLRQLLEDTPGLARAKVVDQKGVARSLLHLVADWPGHFPNGAQCVAVLAAAGADLDAVVINGPARETPLHWAASSDDVAVLDALLDAGANIEAPGAVFTGGSPMSDAVVFAQWKAARRLAERGARTEIWQAAALGQLAQVQQFATASPGPTAEQLTNAFWHACRGGQRPVAEYLLERGADLNWLGYERQTPLDAARKSGDAALLSWLASVGARSAGA, from the coding sequence ATGCTGAGCCTACGCGAGAACGATCCGATTGCCGTGGACCTGGTCCGAGCCATTCGCCAAGGTGATGCAAGCGGCCTTCGGCAGCTGCTCGAAGACACCCCCGGTCTCGCCCGGGCCAAGGTCGTAGACCAGAAGGGCGTCGCTCGCTCGCTGCTGCACCTCGTGGCCGACTGGCCGGGTCATTTCCCCAACGGCGCGCAGTGTGTCGCGGTATTGGCGGCGGCGGGCGCGGATCTGGATGCCGTTGTCATCAACGGCCCCGCGCGCGAAACTCCGCTTCACTGGGCTGCCAGCAGCGATGATGTGGCCGTGCTCGATGCGCTGCTGGATGCCGGCGCGAATATCGAAGCGCCCGGTGCGGTATTCACCGGGGGGTCGCCGATGTCCGATGCGGTGGTTTTCGCCCAGTGGAAGGCTGCCAGGCGCCTGGCGGAACGCGGTGCCCGGACCGAGATCTGGCAGGCGGCGGCATTGGGACAACTCGCGCAGGTGCAGCAATTCGCCACCGCCAGTCCGGGCCCCACGGCGGAGCAATTGACCAACGCCTTCTGGCACGCCTGCCGAGGTGGGCAGCGGCCGGTGGCCGAGTACCTGCTTGAACGCGGCGCTGACCTGAACTGGCTGGGCTACGAGCGGCAGACGCCGCTCGATGCCGCGCGCAAGAGTGGTGATGCCGCGCTGTTGTCCTGGCTGGCGAGCGTGGGTGCGCGCTCGGCTGGAGCTTGA
- a CDS encoding shikimate kinase, giving the protein MRIAILGNSGSGKSTLARRLVQRMQLECLDLDTIAWEPGQIAVPRSPHAAAEDVRRFCTTHRRWVIEGCYASLIRVSFEFQPRLVFLNPGEERCLTNCRERPWEPHKYPSKAEQDQRLPFLLSWVSSYYRRDDDMSLASHRACFEDYTGSKQELSSVLSEDIPADQELGWPEAELG; this is encoded by the coding sequence ATGCGCATCGCCATCCTTGGAAACTCCGGCTCAGGCAAATCCACGCTGGCCAGGCGCCTGGTGCAGCGCATGCAGCTGGAATGCCTGGACCTGGATACCATTGCCTGGGAGCCTGGTCAGATCGCCGTGCCGCGCTCGCCGCATGCGGCCGCCGAGGATGTCAGGCGCTTCTGTACCACGCACCGGCGCTGGGTGATCGAAGGCTGCTATGCCAGCCTGATTCGGGTGTCCTTCGAGTTTCAGCCGCGACTGGTCTTCCTCAACCCAGGCGAGGAGCGTTGCCTGACGAACTGCCGGGAGCGTCCCTGGGAACCGCACAAGTATCCAAGCAAGGCTGAGCAGGACCAGCGCCTGCCTTTTCTGTTGTCGTGGGTCAGTAGCTATTACCGCCGCGATGACGACATGTCGCTCGCATCGCATCGTGCCTGCTTCGAGGACTACACCGGCAGCAAGCAGGAACTGAGCAGCGTGCTCAGCGAGGACATCCCCGCTGATCAGGAACTGGGTTGGCCCGAGGCCGAGCTGGGCTGA
- a CDS encoding SLC13 family permease: protein MTLDAFIVLVILVSATVGFIQDRYPPEGIACAALIALTVSGILTVPEALGGFSNEATITVACMFVLSAGLMRSGALAWLGRWLIRFGTTRFRLTAITALTAGPVSAFINNTATVAVFLPLLLEATERHKISPSKLLIPLSYATQFAGVCTLIGTSTNLLVSSIAVSSGMEPLQMFTPTPLGIVLFGAGLLYLLLIAPMLLPGRRGTEVMTQYGLTDYLAELRVGLESRVAGQHLRVAAVEGQHGVRIVEVMRDEEKLLAPGDLVLQPGDILLVKGSARNLFSFREHLGLTMTPHFVPKLEMLESGDIEVVEALIPPNSRFIGETIAALRMELHQNALVLALHRRGTSVREKLGDIEIAIGDALLLLVRRAELPDLRREGDLILVERSARPAAARQGRTALSIVAAVVIAAAMGWVPIAIAALAGILMMVMTKVLTLDETYASINWRVVAMLAAMIPLGLAMQKSGLATVLVSYVVQGFAADSPWVALFLVYMVTAILTEIMSNNGTAVLLAPIAISMARSLEVDPMPFVMAVMFAASTAFSTPVGYQTNLMVYNAGGYRFRDFLRVGIPLNLLFMAIATQLIPRIWPF, encoded by the coding sequence ATGACACTGGATGCCTTCATCGTTCTGGTGATTCTGGTGAGCGCCACCGTGGGCTTCATCCAGGATCGCTACCCACCCGAGGGCATCGCCTGCGCAGCCCTGATTGCGTTGACGGTCAGCGGCATCCTGACCGTTCCCGAAGCACTCGGTGGATTCTCCAACGAAGCCACGATCACGGTCGCGTGCATGTTTGTGCTCAGCGCCGGTTTGATGCGCAGTGGCGCGCTGGCCTGGCTGGGGCGCTGGCTGATCCGCTTCGGCACCACCCGTTTCCGGCTGACGGCGATCACCGCCCTGACCGCCGGGCCGGTGTCGGCTTTCATCAACAACACCGCCACCGTGGCCGTGTTTCTGCCGCTGTTGCTGGAGGCCACCGAACGCCACAAGATCTCGCCGTCCAAATTGCTGATTCCGCTGTCCTATGCCACCCAGTTTGCCGGCGTGTGCACGCTGATCGGCACCTCCACCAACCTGCTGGTGTCCTCGATTGCCGTCTCCTCCGGCATGGAGCCGCTGCAGATGTTCACGCCGACGCCGCTCGGCATCGTGCTGTTCGGCGCAGGACTGCTGTACCTGCTGCTGATCGCGCCGATGCTGCTGCCCGGTCGCCGTGGCACCGAAGTCATGACCCAATACGGCCTGACCGACTATCTGGCGGAGCTGCGGGTGGGACTGGAAAGCCGCGTTGCCGGCCAGCATCTGCGCGTGGCCGCGGTAGAGGGACAGCACGGCGTGCGCATCGTTGAAGTCATGCGCGATGAGGAAAAGCTGCTGGCCCCGGGCGATCTGGTGCTGCAACCCGGCGACATCCTGCTGGTCAAGGGTTCGGCGCGGAATCTGTTTTCCTTCCGCGAGCATCTGGGGCTGACCATGACCCCGCACTTCGTGCCCAAGCTGGAGATGCTGGAGAGTGGCGACATCGAGGTGGTCGAGGCCCTGATCCCGCCGAATTCACGCTTCATCGGCGAAACCATCGCCGCACTGCGCATGGAACTGCACCAGAACGCGCTGGTGCTGGCGCTGCATCGACGCGGCACCTCGGTGCGCGAGAAACTCGGCGACATCGAGATCGCCATCGGCGACGCCCTGCTGCTGCTGGTCCGCCGTGCGGAACTGCCGGACCTGCGCCGCGAGGGCGACCTGATCCTGGTCGAGCGTTCGGCACGCCCCGCCGCCGCCCGTCAGGGCCGTACCGCGCTCAGCATCGTCGCCGCCGTGGTCATCGCCGCGGCCATGGGCTGGGTGCCGATTGCCATCGCCGCCCTGGCCGGCATCCTGATGATGGTCATGACCAAGGTACTTACGCTGGACGAAACCTACGCCTCGATCAACTGGCGCGTGGTGGCCATGCTGGCAGCGATGATCCCGCTCGGGCTGGCGATGCAGAAGAGCGGCCTGGCCACGGTGCTGGTGAGCTATGTGGTGCAGGGCTTTGCCGCAGATTCACCCTGGGTGGCGCTGTTCCTGGTGTACATGGTCACGGCCATCCTGACCGAGATCATGAGCAACAACGGCACCGCCGTGCTGCTGGCGCCAATCGCCATTTCGATGGCGCGCTCGCTCGAGGTTGATCCCATGCCCTTCGTGATGGCGGTCATGTTCGCCGCATCCACCGCGTTCTCGACGCCGGTCGGCTACCAGACCAATCTGATGGTCTACAACGCTGGTGGCTATCGCTTTCGCGATTTCCTGCGGGTGGGCATCCCGCTGAACCTGCTGTTCATGGCCATCGCCACCCAGCTGATCCCGCGCATCTGGCCGTTCTGA
- the ruvA gene encoding Holliday junction branch migration protein RuvA has product MIGRLRGVIAVKQPPALLLDVAGVGYEIEAPMSTFYELPEVGREVTLHTHLAIKEDAHSLYGFAQESERTLFRALIKVSGVGAKTALSVLSGISVDDFARVIQRGDLAALQRVPGIGKRTAERLLVEMKDKVDGAALGPANLGGPRAAVPNDPVAEASVALQSLGYKPQEVSKLVQAVAETGDSAETIIRKALKSALRTG; this is encoded by the coding sequence ATGATCGGTCGATTGCGCGGCGTCATCGCCGTCAAACAACCCCCTGCCCTGCTGCTGGACGTCGCCGGCGTCGGCTATGAGATCGAAGCGCCGATGAGCACCTTCTACGAGCTGCCGGAGGTGGGTCGCGAAGTCACGCTGCACACGCATCTGGCCATCAAGGAAGACGCCCATTCGCTCTACGGCTTTGCCCAGGAAAGCGAGCGCACGCTGTTCCGGGCGCTGATCAAGGTGTCGGGCGTGGGCGCCAAGACTGCGCTGTCGGTGCTGTCGGGCATCTCGGTGGACGATTTCGCCCGCGTGATCCAGCGCGGTGATCTGGCTGCGCTGCAACGGGTGCCGGGCATCGGCAAGAGAACCGCCGAAAGGCTGCTGGTCGAGATGAAGGACAAGGTGGATGGTGCTGCGCTCGGCCCGGCCAACCTGGGCGGACCGCGCGCGGCCGTACCCAATGATCCGGTGGCCGAGGCCAGCGTGGCCCTGCAGTCGCTGGGCTACAAGCCGCAGGAAGTCAGCAAGCTGGTGCAAGCCGTCGCCGAAACCGGAGACAGCGCCGAAACCATCATCCGCAAGGCGCTGAAAAGCGCTTTGCGCACGGGCTGA
- a CDS encoding phasin family protein — MKTSKGSKFKAKGKDSASDNSLKNTAKAVMEQAEQIWLAGLGAFSKAQEQSGKFYETLVKEGAVLEKATRKLTGNKVEEVRGMVETTVTQVKERASDTWDRLEQVFENRVSKALGTLGIPGREELEELAKRVDELSKAVRSLDAGNRAAAPKKAAAPKAAAPKAAAPKAAAPKAAAPKAAAPKAAAPKAAAPKKAATPKKAAAPKVTEAVVAAAEAKPAA; from the coding sequence ATGAAAACTTCCAAGGGTTCAAAATTCAAGGCCAAGGGCAAGGATTCCGCCAGCGACAATTCGCTGAAGAACACCGCCAAGGCCGTCATGGAACAAGCCGAGCAGATCTGGCTGGCAGGCCTGGGCGCTTTCTCCAAGGCACAGGAGCAGAGCGGCAAGTTCTACGAGACGCTGGTCAAGGAAGGCGCAGTGCTGGAAAAGGCAACGCGCAAGCTGACCGGCAACAAAGTTGAGGAAGTGCGCGGCATGGTCGAAACCACCGTTACACAGGTCAAGGAACGAGCCTCTGACACTTGGGACCGCCTCGAGCAGGTGTTCGAGAATCGCGTGTCCAAGGCGCTGGGCACGCTCGGCATTCCGGGTCGCGAAGAGCTGGAAGAACTGGCCAAGCGAGTGGACGAACTGAGCAAGGCCGTGCGTTCGCTGGATGCGGGCAACCGCGCCGCCGCACCGAAGAAGGCTGCCGCTCCGAAGGCTGCCGCTCCGAAGGCTGCCGCTCCGAAGGCTGCCGCTCCGAAGGCTGCTGCTCCGAAGGCTGCTGCTCCGAAGGCTGCTGCTCCCAAGGCTGCTGCTCCGAAGAAGGCTGCTACGCCGAAGAAGGCTGCTGCCCCGAAGGTCACTGAAGCCGTGGTAGCGGCTGCAGAAGCCAAGCCGGCCGCCTGA
- the bla gene encoding class A beta-lactamase: MQIPDPHRRRALRWLACGSLLPIAGLHAASPTLRATAMTLSELERRSGGRLGVCVLDSDSGLRLEWRSEERFGMCSTFKLLLAAIVLREVDAGRLSLETVLPYSEADMVPYAPVTEKHLAAGGMSIDALTEATQTTSDNVAANLLIKKLGGPEKITAALRAMGDTVTRLDRMEPEMNLVPAGEERDTTSPRAMAQTVAGLYTNNWLSAESQARHKQWMIATNTGARRIRAGLPADWIAGDKTGTGIAPMMANKYNDVAVIWPEGRKPVVIAAYHEASGYFENMRDQDQAVLAEVGRIAAAWMANAPAA; this comes from the coding sequence ATGCAGATCCCCGATCCACACCGTCGCCGCGCACTGCGGTGGCTGGCCTGCGGCAGCCTGCTGCCGATCGCAGGTCTGCACGCGGCGAGCCCGACACTGCGCGCCACTGCGATGACGCTGTCCGAACTGGAGCGCCGATCCGGTGGTCGCCTGGGCGTGTGCGTGCTCGACAGCGACAGTGGCTTGCGCCTGGAGTGGCGCAGCGAAGAGCGCTTCGGCATGTGCTCGACCTTCAAGCTGCTGCTGGCCGCCATCGTGCTGCGCGAGGTTGACGCCGGCCGGCTGTCGCTGGAAACGGTGCTGCCCTACAGTGAGGCCGACATGGTCCCGTACGCGCCGGTCACCGAGAAGCACCTGGCCGCTGGCGGCATGTCGATCGATGCGCTCACCGAAGCCACGCAGACCACCAGCGACAATGTCGCCGCCAATCTGCTGATCAAGAAACTGGGTGGGCCGGAGAAGATCACCGCCGCCCTGCGGGCCATGGGTGACACGGTCACCCGTCTGGACCGCATGGAACCCGAGATGAATCTGGTGCCCGCCGGTGAGGAGCGCGACACCACCAGTCCGCGCGCCATGGCCCAGACGGTCGCCGGCCTCTACACCAACAACTGGCTGTCAGCAGAGTCGCAGGCGCGACATAAGCAGTGGATGATCGCCACCAACACCGGCGCGCGCCGCATCCGCGCCGGACTGCCCGCCGACTGGATAGCCGGCGACAAGACCGGCACCGGCATCGCCCCGATGATGGCCAACAAGTACAACGATGTCGCCGTGATCTGGCCGGAAGGGCGCAAGCCGGTGGTGATCGCGGCTTACCACGAGGCCAGTGGCTACTTCGAAAACATGCGCGATCAGGATCAGGCCGTACTGGCCGAGGTCGGTCGGATTGCGGCAGCGTGGATGGCAAACGCGCCTGCGGCGTAG
- a CDS encoding NAD(P)-dependent alcohol dehydrogenase: MQAAAHRCYGSPDVVKLESVEKPSAVEDQVLVRVRAAAVNPLDWHYLRGEPFVMRLSTGLGTPEDGRLGVDFAGVVEAVGPKVTRFKPGDEVFGGRSGALAEYVLVSESRNVLHKPANISMEQAGSVAIAGVTALQALRDRGRLQAGQRVLINGASGGVGTFAVQIAKSLGAEVTGVCSGRNAELVRSLGADQVIDYTQTDFTEGPQRYDLIVDMVGNHPLSRLERVLSDQGSVAIVGGPSSNRWIGPLSGALWAELRAPFSKHEMGFMLAELKPVDLQALADLMQSGQLTPVIDRSFPLSEVAQALQYLETGRARGKVVVTMN, translated from the coding sequence ATGCAGGCCGCTGCGCATCGCTGTTATGGCTCTCCGGACGTGGTCAAGCTGGAGTCGGTCGAGAAGCCGAGCGCGGTGGAGGATCAGGTGCTGGTGCGCGTGCGCGCCGCTGCCGTCAACCCGCTGGACTGGCACTATCTGCGCGGCGAGCCTTTTGTCATGCGGCTGTCCACTGGCCTCGGCACGCCCGAGGATGGCCGCCTTGGAGTCGACTTTGCCGGCGTGGTCGAGGCCGTGGGTCCCAAGGTCACACGTTTCAAGCCGGGTGACGAAGTCTTCGGTGGCCGCAGTGGGGCGCTGGCCGAGTACGTGCTGGTGTCCGAGTCCCGCAATGTGCTGCACAAACCCGCCAACATCAGCATGGAACAGGCCGGCTCGGTGGCCATCGCCGGCGTCACCGCCCTGCAGGCTCTGCGTGACCGCGGCCGGCTGCAGGCCGGGCAGCGGGTGCTGATCAATGGCGCGTCGGGCGGCGTCGGTACCTTTGCCGTGCAGATTGCCAAGTCCCTGGGCGCCGAGGTCACCGGCGTCTGCAGTGGTCGCAATGCCGAACTGGTTCGATCGCTGGGGGCCGATCAGGTGATCGACTACACCCAGACCGACTTCACCGAAGGGCCGCAGCGCTACGATTTGATTGTCGACATGGTCGGCAACCATCCCCTGTCCAGACTGGAGCGGGTGTTGAGCGATCAGGGATCGGTGGCGATTGTCGGTGGGCCCAGCAGCAATCGCTGGATCGGCCCGCTCTCCGGTGCCCTGTGGGCCGAGTTGCGCGCACCGTTCAGCAAACACGAGATGGGCTTCATGCTGGCGGAGCTGAAACCGGTAGATCTGCAGGCGCTGGCCGATCTGATGCAGAGCGGCCAGTTGACGCCGGTCATCGACCGCAGCTTTCCGCTGAGTGAGGTGGCGCAGGCCTTGCAATATCTGGAGACCGGCCGCGCCCGGGGCAAGGTCGTCGTCACCATGAATTGA